Proteins encoded within one genomic window of Ideonella dechloratans:
- the murD gene encoding UDP-N-acetylmuramoyl-L-alanine--D-glutamate ligase: MKHLQDLSVLILGLGDSGLAMARWCACHGAARIRVWDSRANPPQAAALAAEVPAASFFSGALSADTLEDARLLLKSPGLSPAKPELQPLLAAAQAVGVPVAGELDLYARALADLKADWGYAPKVLAITGTNGKTTTTSLTAQLVERCDRRVAVAGNIGPTLLDTLTSAWLAEAEARALAAEQAQAEAEAAAAEADAAAQAPQVDSTSVEVAAAPAPADEPPVGSDAAAEDTETEDGTEEVAAVDATPLDDEAAPVVLAPPPPAEPVFEHLPQVWVLELSSFQLDGVQGFEPSAATVLNVTQDHLDWHGSMEAYAAAKARIFGQQAVMVINRDDPLVEAMVPAPVMVSPGRGRPKKAIHRNVCRFGLNPPQHPGDFGLVVEGGMAWLVRAMPADETIKRRKDEPEEIILQRLMPADALRIRGRHNAANALAALALATAIGCPLAPMLHGLREYRGEPHRVESVGVVGGIEAFDDSKGTNVGATVAALDGLGADRHGKLVVILGGDGKGQDFGPLAGPVARHARAVATIGRDAEAIEAMLAGTGVPFQRHATLEAAVPWCFAQAQGGDAVLLSPACASLDMFRNYAHRSEVFIAAVQQWAADQGELFA; the protein is encoded by the coding sequence ATGAAACACCTGCAAGACCTGTCCGTGCTGATCCTGGGCCTGGGTGACTCCGGCCTGGCGATGGCGCGCTGGTGCGCGTGCCATGGGGCGGCGCGCATCCGGGTCTGGGATTCGCGCGCCAACCCGCCGCAGGCCGCGGCCCTGGCGGCCGAGGTGCCGGCGGCCAGCTTCTTCAGTGGCGCGCTGAGTGCCGACACGCTGGAAGACGCCCGACTGCTGCTCAAGAGCCCGGGCCTGTCGCCGGCCAAGCCGGAACTGCAGCCGCTGCTGGCAGCGGCCCAGGCGGTGGGCGTTCCCGTGGCGGGCGAGCTGGACCTGTACGCCCGTGCCCTGGCCGACCTGAAGGCCGACTGGGGTTATGCGCCCAAGGTGCTGGCCATCACCGGCACCAATGGCAAGACGACGACCACCTCGCTGACCGCCCAACTGGTCGAGCGCTGCGACCGCCGCGTGGCGGTGGCCGGCAACATCGGCCCGACCCTGCTGGACACCCTGACCAGCGCCTGGCTGGCCGAGGCCGAGGCCCGGGCGCTGGCGGCCGAGCAGGCCCAGGCCGAGGCGGAAGCTGCCGCCGCGGAGGCCGACGCCGCTGCTCAGGCGCCCCAGGTGGACTCGACTTCGGTCGAGGTCGCCGCGGCACCGGCGCCGGCGGATGAGCCGCCCGTGGGGAGCGATGCTGCGGCCGAGGACACCGAGACCGAGGACGGCACTGAAGAGGTGGCTGCGGTCGATGCGACGCCCCTGGACGACGAGGCCGCGCCCGTGGTGCTGGCCCCGCCGCCGCCGGCCGAGCCGGTGTTCGAGCACCTGCCCCAGGTCTGGGTGCTGGAACTCTCCAGCTTCCAGCTCGACGGCGTGCAGGGCTTCGAGCCCAGCGCCGCCACCGTGCTCAACGTCACCCAGGACCACCTGGACTGGCATGGGTCGATGGAGGCCTACGCCGCCGCCAAGGCCCGCATCTTCGGCCAGCAGGCGGTGATGGTGATCAACCGCGACGACCCGCTGGTGGAGGCCATGGTGCCGGCGCCGGTGATGGTCAGCCCCGGCCGCGGCCGGCCCAAGAAGGCCATCCACCGCAACGTCTGCCGCTTCGGCCTGAACCCGCCGCAGCACCCGGGCGACTTCGGTCTGGTGGTGGAGGGTGGCATGGCCTGGCTGGTGCGCGCCATGCCGGCCGACGAGACCATCAAGCGTCGCAAGGACGAGCCCGAGGAGATCATCCTGCAGCGCCTGATGCCGGCCGATGCGCTGCGCATCCGGGGTCGCCACAACGCGGCCAACGCGCTGGCCGCCCTGGCGCTGGCCACCGCCATCGGCTGCCCGCTGGCGCCGATGCTGCACGGCCTGCGCGAGTACCGCGGCGAGCCGCACCGGGTCGAATCGGTGGGTGTGGTCGGCGGCATCGAGGCCTTCGACGACAGCAAGGGCACCAATGTGGGCGCCACCGTGGCCGCGCTGGACGGCCTGGGCGCTGACCGCCACGGCAAGCTGGTGGTCATCCTGGGCGGAGACGGCAAGGGCCAGGACTTCGGCCCGCTGGCCGGCCCGGTGGCCCGCCATGCACGCGCGGTGGCCACGATCGGCCGCGACGCCGAGGCCATCGAGGCCATGCTGGCCGGCACGGGCGTGCCCTTCCAGCGCCACGCCACGCTGGAGGCGGCGGTGCCCTGGTGCTTCGCCCAGGCCCAGGGCGGTGATGCCGTGCTGCTGAGCCCGGCCTGCGCCAGCCTGGACATGTTCCGCAACTACGCCCATCGCTCCGAGGTGTTCATCGCCGCGGTGCAGCAGTGGGCGGCCGACCAAGGGGAGCTGTTCGCATGA
- the murG gene encoding undecaprenyldiphospho-muramoylpentapeptide beta-N-acetylglucosaminyltransferase, which translates to MSAMARTRHLVIMAAGTGGHVIPGLAVAREMGTRGWTVSWLGTEGGMENRLVPPTGIPMDRLAFSGLRGKGLAHSVGGVFRLLGAFWDSFRIFRRRRADAVLGMGGYVCFPGGWVAKLSGRPLVLVNADAALLMSNKALLPVADKVAFGFDGPAVEKVKQAVVTGNPVRAEIEAMPAPAQRFAGRQGPLRVLVVGGSLGARVLNEQVPAALAHLPAEQRPQVTHQTGMAHLEDVRARYATLGVQAEVLPFIDDMDRRLAECDVIVCRAGAITVSELCAAGVASVLVPLVVSTTSHQRDNAAWMAARGAAIHLPQNELNPQSLAELLSQLSRERLLAMAEQARLLARPQAAAKVADEIERLVKPT; encoded by the coding sequence ATGAGCGCGATGGCCCGCACCCGTCACCTGGTCATCATGGCCGCCGGCACCGGCGGGCATGTGATCCCCGGCCTGGCCGTGGCGCGCGAGATGGGCACCCGCGGCTGGACCGTCAGCTGGCTGGGCACCGAGGGCGGCATGGAGAACCGGCTGGTGCCGCCCACCGGCATCCCGATGGACCGCCTGGCCTTCAGCGGCCTGCGCGGCAAGGGCCTGGCCCACAGCGTGGGCGGCGTGTTCCGCCTGCTCGGGGCCTTCTGGGACAGCTTCCGGATCTTCCGCCGCCGCCGCGCCGACGCGGTCCTGGGCATGGGCGGCTACGTCTGCTTCCCCGGCGGCTGGGTGGCCAAGCTGAGTGGCCGGCCGCTGGTGCTGGTCAATGCCGACGCCGCCCTGCTGATGAGCAACAAGGCCCTGCTGCCGGTGGCCGACAAGGTGGCCTTCGGCTTCGACGGCCCGGCCGTCGAGAAGGTGAAGCAGGCGGTGGTGACGGGCAACCCGGTGCGCGCCGAGATCGAGGCCATGCCGGCCCCGGCCCAGCGCTTTGCCGGCCGCCAGGGCCCCCTGCGGGTGCTGGTGGTGGGCGGCAGCCTGGGGGCCCGCGTGCTCAACGAACAGGTGCCCGCCGCCCTGGCCCATCTGCCGGCCGAGCAGCGGCCCCAGGTGACCCACCAGACCGGCATGGCCCATCTGGAAGACGTGCGGGCCCGCTACGCCACCCTGGGCGTGCAGGCCGAGGTGCTGCCCTTCATCGACGACATGGACCGCCGCCTGGCCGAGTGCGACGTGATCGTCTGCCGGGCCGGTGCCATCACGGTGAGCGAGCTGTGCGCGGCCGGTGTCGCCAGCGTGCTGGTGCCGCTGGTGGTGAGCACCACCTCGCACCAGCGCGACAACGCGGCCTGGATGGCGGCGCGCGGCGCGGCCATCCACCTGCCGCAGAACGAACTCAACCCGCAGTCGCTGGCCGAACTGCTGTCGCAGCTGTCCCGTGAGCGACTGCTGGCCATGGCCGAGCAGGCCCGCCTGCTGGCGCGGCCGCAGGCCGCCGCCAAGGTGGCCGATGAAATTGAAAGGCTGGTGAAGCCGACATGA
- the mraY gene encoding phospho-N-acetylmuramoyl-pentapeptide-transferase, with protein MLLSLAQWLQGLYPEQFGFLRVFQYLTFRAVMAAMTALVIGLAFGPWLIRRLTELKIGQPIREYGVQTHLAKAGTPTMGGALILIGIGVATLLWSDWSNRFVWVVMMVTFGFGAIGWTDDWRKVVDKNPEGMRSREKFFWQTLIGVVAALYLAFSVSETTNVRVIELFVRWVQSGFSNELPPKADLMLPFFKSISYPLGVFGFMALTWFVIVGASNAVNLTDGLDGLAIMPVVLVSGALALFAYVVGNAVYAKYLLFPYIPGAGELMILCAAIVGSGLAFLWFNAHPAQVFMGDVGALSLGGALGTIAVITRQEILLGVMGGVFVAEALSVMLQVSWFKYTKKKYGEGRRLLKMAPLHHHFEKSGWNETQVVIRFWIITMLLCLIGLASLKLR; from the coding sequence ATGCTGCTTAGTCTGGCCCAGTGGCTGCAGGGGCTGTACCCCGAACAATTCGGTTTCCTGCGCGTCTTCCAGTACCTGACCTTCCGGGCCGTGATGGCGGCCATGACCGCGCTGGTCATCGGCCTGGCCTTCGGCCCCTGGCTGATCCGTCGCCTGACCGAGCTGAAGATCGGTCAGCCCATCCGCGAGTACGGGGTGCAGACCCACCTGGCCAAGGCCGGCACGCCCACGATGGGGGGCGCGCTGATCCTGATCGGCATCGGCGTGGCCACGCTGCTGTGGAGCGACTGGAGCAACCGCTTCGTCTGGGTCGTGATGATGGTCACCTTCGGCTTCGGCGCCATCGGCTGGACCGACGACTGGCGCAAGGTGGTGGACAAGAACCCCGAGGGCATGCGCTCGCGCGAGAAGTTCTTCTGGCAGACATTGATCGGCGTGGTCGCGGCGCTGTACCTGGCCTTCAGCGTGTCCGAGACGACCAATGTGCGGGTCATCGAGCTCTTCGTGCGCTGGGTGCAGAGCGGCTTCTCCAACGAGCTGCCGCCCAAGGCCGACCTGATGCTGCCCTTCTTCAAGAGCATCAGCTATCCGCTGGGCGTGTTCGGTTTCATGGCCCTGACCTGGTTCGTCATCGTCGGCGCCAGCAACGCGGTCAACCTGACCGACGGGCTGGACGGCCTGGCCATCATGCCGGTGGTGCTGGTGTCGGGCGCGCTGGCCCTCTTCGCCTACGTGGTGGGCAATGCCGTGTACGCCAAGTACCTGCTCTTCCCCTACATCCCGGGTGCCGGCGAGCTGATGATTCTGTGCGCCGCCATCGTCGGCTCGGGGCTGGCCTTCCTGTGGTTCAACGCCCACCCGGCCCAGGTCTTCATGGGCGACGTGGGCGCGCTGTCCCTGGGCGGCGCCCTGGGCACCATCGCGGTCATCACGCGCCAGGAGATCCTGCTGGGCGTGATGGGTGGCGTGTTCGTCGCCGAAGCCCTGTCGGTGATGCTGCAGGTCAGCTGGTTCAAGTACACGAAGAAGAAGTACGGCGAGGGCCGGCGCCTGCTGAAGATGGCGCCGCTGCACCACCACTTCGAGAAGTCCGGCTGGAACGAGACCCAGGTGGTGATCCGCTTCTGGATCATCACGATGCTGCTGTGCCTGATCGGCCTGGCCAGCCTGAAGCTGCGGTGA
- a CDS encoding UDP-N-acetylmuramoyl-tripeptide--D-alanyl-D-alanine ligase, whose amino-acid sequence MTELTLSLAAQLIPGAQRLGEGDPVLRRVHTDTRTLAAGDCFVALRGERFDAHDFLPQAAAAGAVAVIGSRGVAACGLPGLQVADTLQALQQLATGWRARHSLPLIAVTGSNGKTTTTQMIASILRAAAGEQALATAGNLNNHIGVPLTVLGLRSAHRLAVVELGMNHPGEIAELAAIAQPTVALVNNAQREHLEFMQTVEAVARENGSVLSALPADGVAVFPADDAYTPLWRTLAGERRVLTFAPEHADVTGDATWQVDHWALQLHTPAGDASVKLAIAGRHNIRNALAATACALAAGVPLAAVVQGLQAFTPVKGRSMVRPLVLDGQARTLIDDSYNANPDSVRAAIAVLAELPGPRWLVLGDMGEVGDQGPAFHAEVGQAAREQGIEQLWCAGAAAADAARAYGAGARHFATTAELVAALGQRPAFASVLVKGSRFMKMEQVVAALQTIAAGEDTHAA is encoded by the coding sequence GTGACCGAGCTCACCCTGTCCCTGGCGGCCCAGCTCATCCCCGGCGCACAGCGCCTGGGCGAGGGCGACCCGGTGCTGCGCCGTGTCCACACCGACACCCGCACCCTGGCGGCCGGGGACTGCTTCGTCGCCCTGCGCGGCGAGCGCTTCGATGCCCACGACTTCCTGCCCCAGGCCGCGGCGGCCGGGGCGGTGGCGGTGATCGGCAGCCGCGGCGTGGCCGCCTGCGGCCTGCCGGGCCTGCAGGTGGCCGACACGCTGCAGGCACTGCAGCAGCTGGCCACCGGCTGGCGCGCGCGCCACAGCCTGCCGCTGATCGCGGTGACCGGCAGCAACGGCAAGACCACCACCACCCAGATGATCGCCAGCATCCTGCGCGCCGCCGCGGGCGAGCAGGCCCTGGCCACCGCAGGCAACCTGAACAACCACATCGGCGTGCCGCTGACCGTGCTCGGCCTGCGGTCCGCACACCGCCTGGCGGTGGTCGAGCTGGGCATGAACCACCCCGGCGAGATCGCCGAGCTGGCCGCCATCGCCCAGCCCACTGTGGCCCTGGTCAACAACGCCCAGCGCGAGCATCTGGAGTTCATGCAGACGGTCGAGGCCGTGGCGCGCGAGAACGGCAGCGTGCTCAGCGCCCTGCCGGCCGACGGCGTGGCGGTGTTCCCGGCCGATGACGCCTACACCCCGTTGTGGCGCACGCTGGCCGGCGAGCGTCGCGTGCTCACCTTCGCGCCCGAGCACGCCGATGTCACCGGCGACGCCACCTGGCAGGTCGACCACTGGGCCCTGCAGCTGCACACCCCGGCGGGCGATGCGTCGGTGAAGTTGGCCATCGCCGGGCGCCACAACATCCGCAACGCGCTGGCCGCCACCGCCTGCGCCCTGGCCGCCGGCGTGCCGCTGGCCGCCGTGGTGCAGGGCCTGCAGGCCTTCACGCCGGTCAAGGGCCGCTCGATGGTGCGCCCGCTGGTGCTGGACGGCCAGGCCCGCACGCTGATCGACGACAGCTACAACGCCAACCCCGACTCGGTGCGTGCCGCCATTGCGGTGCTGGCCGAGCTGCCCGGCCCGCGCTGGCTGGTGCTGGGCGACATGGGCGAGGTCGGCGACCAGGGGCCGGCCTTCCACGCCGAGGTGGGCCAGGCCGCGCGCGAGCAGGGCATCGAGCAGCTCTGGTGCGCCGGCGCCGCCGCGGCCGATGCCGCCCGTGCCTACGGCGCCGGGGCCCGGCACTTCGCCACCACGGCCGAACTGGTGGCGGCGCTGGGTCAGCGCCCGGCCTTCGCCTCGGTGCTGGTCAAGGGCTCGCGCTTCATGAAGATGGAACAGGTGGTGGCTGCCCTGCAGACCATTGCCGCCGGGGAGGACACCCATGCTGCTTAG
- the ftsW gene encoding putative lipid II flippase FtsW, with product MKLAATLPDWSGLRERLAGLWARGREGSEHLPIRDWVGGATARPTSVSGFDTALIWVVVCLLAFSLVMVYSASVAMPDSPKFSRYDTSYFLVRQSAFVAVAFVAAVVTLQIPIATWEKWAPWLFAATLALLILTLIPFIGKGVNGARRWIPLGIMNFQPSELCKLAMAMYAASYMVRKMEVKENFIKAVWPMAVSLGVVGVLLLAEPDMGAFMVIAAIALGILFLGGVNGRMFLLSVAVLVGAFVLMIVFSEFRRQRIFAYLDPWNPNYAQGKAYQLTHSLIAFGRGEVFGQGLGNSIEKLHYLPEAHTDFLMAVIGEELGFVAVVIVISVFFWITRRVFVIGRQAIALDRIFAGLMAQGIGIWFGAQSFINMGVNLGVLPTKGLTLPLLSYGGSGVLLNLVALAIVLRVDQENRQLMRGGRA from the coding sequence ATGAAGCTGGCCGCCACCTTGCCGGACTGGTCCGGGCTGCGCGAGCGGCTGGCGGGCCTGTGGGCGCGCGGCCGCGAAGGCAGCGAGCACCTGCCCATCCGCGACTGGGTGGGCGGCGCCACGGCGCGGCCAACGTCGGTGTCGGGCTTCGACACCGCATTGATCTGGGTGGTGGTCTGCCTGCTGGCCTTCAGCCTGGTGATGGTCTATTCGGCCTCGGTGGCCATGCCCGACAGCCCGAAGTTCTCGCGCTACGACACCAGCTACTTCCTGGTGCGCCAGTCCGCCTTCGTCGCGGTGGCCTTCGTCGCGGCGGTCGTCACACTGCAGATCCCGATCGCCACCTGGGAGAAGTGGGCGCCCTGGCTGTTCGCCGCCACGCTGGCCCTGCTGATCCTCACGCTGATCCCCTTCATCGGCAAGGGCGTGAATGGCGCGCGCCGCTGGATCCCGCTGGGCATCATGAACTTCCAGCCCAGCGAGCTGTGCAAGCTGGCCATGGCCATGTACGCGGCCAGCTACATGGTGCGCAAGATGGAGGTCAAGGAGAACTTCATCAAGGCGGTCTGGCCCATGGCCGTGTCGCTGGGCGTGGTGGGCGTGCTGCTGCTGGCCGAGCCCGACATGGGCGCCTTCATGGTGATCGCCGCGATCGCGCTGGGCATCCTGTTCCTGGGCGGCGTGAACGGCCGCATGTTCCTGCTCAGCGTGGCGGTGCTGGTCGGCGCCTTCGTGCTGATGATCGTGTTCAGCGAGTTCCGCCGCCAGCGCATCTTCGCCTACCTGGATCCGTGGAACCCCAACTACGCCCAGGGCAAGGCCTACCAGCTGACCCACTCGCTGATCGCCTTCGGTCGCGGCGAGGTCTTCGGCCAGGGCCTGGGCAACTCGATCGAGAAGCTGCATTACCTGCCCGAGGCCCACACCGACTTCCTGATGGCGGTGATCGGCGAGGAGCTGGGCTTCGTCGCGGTGGTGATCGTGATCTCGGTCTTCTTCTGGATCACCCGCCGCGTCTTCGTGATCGGCCGCCAGGCCATCGCGCTGGACCGCATCTTCGCCGGGCTGATGGCCCAGGGCATCGGCATCTGGTTCGGTGCACAGAGCTTCATCAACATGGGCGTGAACCTGGGGGTGCTGCCCACCAAGGGCCTGACGCTGCCGCTGCTGTCCTATGGCGGCTCCGGCGTGCTGCTCAACCTCGTGGCCCTGGCCATCGTGCTGCGGGTCGATCAAGAGAATCGGCAGCTCATGCGAGGAGGCCGGGCATGA